The DNA window AGAATGGAGCTATTGAAGGCAAAACTGGAGATATGGATTTGGGGCTTAGGGTTTTGAATTTGGTTgcccattttcttcaaatgCCATCCGATTACTTGAGAAGAATCACAAACAGGCCCTTCGATTACtacctttttcttgtttgcgGTCACCACCGCCATTGGCCATGTCCCGAACACTCTGAATTCAACGCCAATTTTGAATTCGAATAAGCAAATGATtatagagaaagagagagagagagagaaggagaaatcGTACTCGATTTCTCGGAGTTCATCGAAGAATCGAAGATCGTAAAAGTTGGAAAGTCCGGCGAAATGAACGATTCCGCTAAGGCGATGATGTTCGATGTGCTTCAAAGCGACGTTCCTTTGATGATTCATCTCCGCCTCTGAATCCGTGAAATTCTCCTTGAAAACCAAATGTCTGTACATAATCCCTGTTTTCCTCATTATCTCCGCCAAATTACTCGATTCACTCTTCGCCTCCACCACAATCCACAGCAATGGCTGACCTATTAGCCTAATCGTATTCGCCAATCGCCTCAGCCCTACTTCTCTCAACCTATCCCTACTGCTCGTCGGCGTCACGATTATGATCTGCCTTCTCGGCTCCATTTCCGGTTCCTCTTTCCGATTCTTCTCCTCTGTTTTCCTCGCCGGCGGTGGTTCCGCGAGCACGTTCCGGCTGAAATTCGAAGTTCTCTGAGCGGAAATCGGAGGAGGAAGGAGTTCGGTTCTATTGGAGGGGGCGGAGGAGATGGAGGATTTGGCGGAGGGAGCGAAGCCGGTGAAAAAGCCCATGATGAAGCAGAGGGAGAAGTGGAGGATGGCTTTCTTGCAGAGCTGAGCTCTCTTCTTAGGTCTTTCAGTAGATCCCATTTTGGAGAGATGTTATGGTGGAAGGAAGTTGGGAGAGGGAATTTAAGATGAAATCTCATTGTGTTTTTGCATGGAGGAGGAGGCGGAGGagacggaggaggaggagatggtTTGATTTAGCGGTTTCTTGAAGtcaaaggaagaaggaaataaGGGTGTTTCTTTGTGCACCAAATTGTTGGGTGGGATGGAACCCATCAACTAATATAATTAACGTTAGGATCAAAGCCATTTTCTTCACGGTGGTTGCAAATTTctagattatatatatactcatattaatcaaaacattataacaaaataaaaataaaaatatgttgaaataTCGTTTTAGTCCCTACAccttttaaatattacatttttttttaattttattttagttattaaattttaattgttttatttcagTCTTCaaatctataaaatatttattttaatccataaaattttaaaatagggtcattttaggtttttgttaagttatttttctatttaattttttttttcaatgtttatctttaattttatgtattatttgattttttaggaGATAAATTGTATTCTTATGATATgtttttatagataaaaataaaaattttatattaaataaaaaaagttaaagattaaattttataatttaatttatttataattaatcttATTTCCCGCTATAATTGTATCAAAGATTACGAAACTACCCATACGGCCGTACCACAGGTCAAAAGTAAGCACCATGCCGTCCAGTTCGAATCAAAGACGAGGAAAATGAACGAAGCTCAGACCTCTAATGGAGTTTCCCTCTTCTGCAGAGTTTTAATTCCTTTACCCTTTCTTCCGCTCGTTTGCAGTTCGAAACCGCAAGGATTTAGGTATTTCCCTCCACCGAGGACGTTGTTCTTCCATTTGTTTGGAAGTCCCggcttttcttcttcttctgctgctGCTCCAGAAATTGTCTTTGGATAATGTCTctgtttctaaatttcaatttattggACATTTTTTTCGCCTGAATATCGGCATGACCGAtgaattttttcatttgttcgGTTGTGCGGCTTGAAGTCTATCTGTTATCATGGAATGATATGGCGACGGGAACTCCAAAATCTCCTATTGAGGTACGCTTTTTGGACTCTGAATATTGTTTTTGCATTTGGGATTCAAAGGAATTTTCGTAGTGTGTGAATATTTGTGATGGTTCTGTATTTTTATCGATATTGCAATGTTGTACGCAAGGTGTTTGAAGAATGTCCGCTTAGAGATATAGCTTGCATGTTTCGACGGGAACGGTGACACTCTAATATAGTTGGTTTTCAGAACTGGAGCTGTACACATTTGGCGCACAAGGTATTTTCTAATGTGGAACCGGTAAGTTCTGGTTTGACTTCCCAGATTTGAATGGCTGATCTAGGCACTGCCTCATCTGTTCAATTTCTTCCACCCCATTTGTTTCTGGTTATTTCCTATGCCATCAGTCTCTAAGTCGTACAGGAGATAGTAGTTTAGATCAAACATGGTTGAAATCTCCATGTGGAAGTTGACTCTTGCAGTTGCAGGGGATGGATAGATTGAAAAGCTGTgaagttttctctctctttatttatgCACCATTCATTTGTGAATCTCATGCTGTTCACTGCAGAATGGCTTTTATAAGAACCTTACattctatatattttgtaacttATTCATCAGAAGCTATTGTTTTCTTCAACCCTTGTAGTCCAGCTAACTCAATAAAGAACTTCAAACCTCAACTGCATTTAGCACTCTCCCATATTCGACTCAATTCCCAGATTGCCTTTTCTCCCAGCCCTGTTGCTGAACATTCTTATGATGATAATATAATCTCTCTCTGCAAGAAAAAATTACACAGAGAAGCTCTTCAAgcatttgatatttttcaaaagtgtTCAAATTCTCCATTGAACTCTATCACTTATACCCATTTAATCCACGCTTGCTCTTCTCTAAGATCCCTAGAACATGGCAGGAAAATACATTGTCATATGTCGACATTCAACTACCAGCCTGATTTGATTCTTCAGAACCATATTCTTAATATGTATGGGAAGTGTGGGTCTTTGAAGGAAGCAAGAAATATCTTTGATGCAATGCCCCTGAAGAATGCGGTATCTTGGACCTCCATGATATCTGGATACTCACATTATGGTCAAGATGATAATGCCATTACATTGTATGTTCAAATGTTACGATCAGGACATATTCCTGATCACTTTACCTTTGGA is part of the Cucurbita pepo subsp. pepo cultivar mu-cu-16 chromosome LG03, ASM280686v2, whole genome shotgun sequence genome and encodes:
- the LOC111791032 gene encoding probable beta-1,4-xylosyltransferase IRX9 isoform X1, whose amino-acid sequence is MGSTERPKKRAQLCKKAILHFSLCFIMGFFTGFAPSAKSSISSAPSNRTELLPPPISAQRTSNFSRNVLAEPPPARKTEEKNRKEEPEMEPRRQIIIVTPTSSRDRLREVGLRRLANTIRLIGQPLLWIVVEAKSESSNLAEIMRKTGIMYRHLVFKENFTDSEAEMNHQRNVALKHIEHHRLSGIVHFAGLSNFYDLRFFDELREIEVFGTWPMAVVTANKKKVVIEGPVCDSSQVIGWHLKKMGNQIQNPKPQIHISSFAFNSSILWDPERWGRTSSVQDTSQKSVNFVKQVVLEDEAKLTGIPSGDCSKIMLWNLRSFTKTPPPIQQLPPVQEVTQTPSQQGT
- the LOC111791032 gene encoding probable beta-1,4-xylosyltransferase IRX9 isoform X2; this translates as MGSTERPKKRAQLCKKAILHFSLCFIMGFFTGFAPSAKSSISSAPSNRTELLPPPISAQRTSNFSRNVLAEPPPARKTEEKNRKEEPEMEPRRQIIIVTPTSSRDRLREVGLRRLANTIRLIGQPLLWIVVEAKSESSNLAEIMRKTGIMYRHLVFKENFTDSEAEMNHQRNVALKHIEHHRLSGIVHFAGLSNFYDLRFFDELREIEVFGTWPMAVVTANKKKVVIEGPVCDSSQVIGWHLKKMGNQIQNPKPQIHISSFAFNSSILWDPERWGRTSSVQDTSQSVNFVKQVVLEDEAKLTGIPSGDCSKIMLWNLRSFTKTPPPIQQLPPVQEVTQTPSQQGT